The Hahella sp. HNIBRBA332 genome window below encodes:
- a CDS encoding exodeoxyribonuclease VII small subunit — protein MTEKNANSDVSPSTSGSTPDFEDALQRLEVLVRKLEQGDLKLEEALVAFEEGVQLTRHCQTALQTAEQKVQQLIEERGAPLTKPFDQNDAED, from the coding sequence ATGACTGAAAAAAACGCCAACTCTGATGTAAGTCCCTCCACCAGCGGCTCAACGCCCGATTTCGAAGACGCATTGCAGCGTCTAGAAGTCCTGGTGAGAAAGCTGGAGCAAGGCGACCTTAAACTGGAAGAAGCCCTGGTCGCTTTTGAAGAAGGCGTCCAACTCACTCGCCACTGCCAAACCGCCTTGCAGACTGCAGAACAAAAGGTTCAACAGTTAATTGAAGAGCGCGGAGCCCCGCTAACCAAACCTTTTGATCAGAATGACGCCGAAGACTGA
- the pomA gene encoding flagellar motor protein PomA produces MDLATLLGLIGGLAIVAMAMMLGGSIGMFVDVPSLLIVFGGTLLVVLMKFSLGQFLSAGKVAAKAFMFKLDKPEELIEQVVELADAARKGGLLSLEGKEIPNAFLSKGIQLLIDGHDGDVVKALLTKDRNLTVDRHKQGSSVFGAMGDVAPAMGMIGTLIGLVAMLSNMDDPKSIGPAMAVALLTTLYGAMLANMIAIPVADKLKLRMGEEEQIKSMIIDALLAIQAGQNPRVIETMLRTYLPEGKRQTEEA; encoded by the coding sequence GTGGATTTAGCTACGCTTTTGGGCCTCATTGGCGGTTTGGCTATCGTTGCGATGGCGATGATGTTGGGCGGCTCAATTGGAATGTTTGTTGATGTGCCGTCGCTGCTCATCGTATTTGGCGGTACGCTTCTGGTTGTTTTGATGAAGTTTTCGCTCGGTCAGTTCCTAAGCGCTGGCAAGGTGGCGGCCAAGGCTTTTATGTTCAAGCTGGATAAGCCCGAAGAGTTAATTGAACAGGTCGTTGAGCTGGCTGATGCCGCCAGAAAAGGCGGCCTGCTCTCCCTGGAAGGCAAAGAAATACCCAACGCATTCCTGTCTAAAGGCATACAACTGCTGATAGACGGCCATGACGGCGACGTCGTCAAAGCACTGCTGACCAAGGACCGTAATCTCACTGTAGACAGGCACAAGCAAGGATCTTCCGTATTCGGAGCAATGGGGGATGTCGCCCCCGCGATGGGGATGATTGGGACGCTGATTGGTCTGGTGGCGATGCTGTCGAATATGGATGATCCAAAGTCAATTGGACCTGCGATGGCCGTTGCGCTGCTGACCACGTTATACGGCGCCATGTTGGCGAATATGATCGCTATTCCGGTTGCAGATAAATTGAAACTGAGAATGGGAGAGGAAGAGCAGATCAAATCCATGATTATTGACGCTCTGTTGGCGATTCAGGCGGGGCAGAACCCACGTGTGATTGAAACCATGCTACGCACTTATCTGCCTGAAGGTAAACGTCAGACTGAAGAAGCCTGA
- a CDS encoding flagellar motor protein MotB, whose protein sequence is MNDEEEQKCECPPGLPAWMATFADLMSLLMCFFVLLLSFSEMDALKFKRLAGSMREAFGVQAIVNVDSIPKGTSIIAQEFSPGKPDPTPLQTIMQQTEMDLPNLQQLCEQQVADALQEECPKIQGEELSDIVLEKIKMLVEETENDAITLASALEAEVRNNQVEVETRGRKIVIRVQEKGSFNSGSADLNPEFYPVIDKLVELLKSMAGSISVEGHSDSIPIHTARFRSNWDLSAARALEVAHALFESGELDPSRFSIAGYADTKPLASNDSAENRARNRRVEIILQQPLDDETKKEIQKARDVAPDILPRDQSEEWQGLAPDEIF, encoded by the coding sequence ATGAATGACGAAGAAGAGCAAAAGTGCGAATGTCCTCCCGGGCTGCCCGCCTGGATGGCGACTTTCGCCGATTTGATGTCCTTGCTGATGTGTTTCTTTGTGTTGCTACTGTCTTTCTCCGAGATGGACGCGCTCAAGTTCAAGCGTTTGGCTGGCTCTATGCGGGAGGCCTTCGGCGTGCAGGCGATCGTCAATGTGGACAGTATTCCCAAGGGCACCAGCATCATCGCCCAAGAGTTCAGTCCTGGTAAACCAGACCCGACCCCCTTGCAGACCATCATGCAGCAAACCGAGATGGACCTGCCTAATCTGCAGCAGCTTTGTGAACAGCAGGTGGCGGACGCGCTTCAGGAAGAGTGCCCGAAGATTCAAGGAGAAGAACTCAGCGATATTGTGCTGGAAAAAATCAAGATGCTGGTGGAGGAGACGGAGAACGACGCCATTACCCTGGCTTCCGCATTGGAGGCGGAGGTCCGCAACAATCAAGTGGAAGTGGAAACCCGGGGACGCAAGATTGTCATTCGCGTGCAGGAAAAAGGTTCGTTCAATAGCGGCTCCGCGGATTTGAATCCCGAGTTCTATCCAGTGATAGACAAGCTGGTGGAACTGCTCAAGTCCATGGCAGGGAGTATCTCCGTGGAAGGGCATTCTGACAGTATTCCCATTCACACGGCCCGGTTTCGTTCCAACTGGGATCTCTCCGCTGCACGGGCGCTGGAAGTAGCCCATGCGTTGTTTGAGTCGGGAGAACTGGATCCCTCCCGCTTCAGCATCGCAGGTTATGCTGATACCAAGCCCCTGGCGTCGAACGATTCGGCGGAAAACCGCGCCCGCAATCGACGGGTGGAAATTATTCTGCAACAACCTCTGGATGATGAAACCAAGAAAGAGATCCAGAAGGCGAGAGACGTCGCGCCAGATATTCTGCCCAGGGATCAATCTGAGGAATGGCAGGGCTTGGCGCCGGACGAAATATTCTGA
- a CDS encoding PilZ domain-containing protein gives MSEVAERRRFFRISDTVGLAYRVLQRGEAAEKESSESHVSSTSLLTLENDISKALESMRAANAGLAHMLELFNRKINLALTLESRSDGVWSEPRRARRVNLSACGIAFPVDDRLDVGVTLQLHLILYPSNISMSLRALVIACDKPRADDEDKDGFILRADFTDIEEQNQEILIQHVLKCQTRQLRERREEKEKKG, from the coding sequence ATGTCTGAGGTAGCTGAAAGACGTCGCTTCTTTCGAATTAGCGATACGGTAGGTTTGGCGTATCGGGTGTTGCAGCGAGGAGAGGCGGCGGAAAAAGAGTCATCGGAGTCCCATGTAAGTTCGACCTCTTTGTTGACTCTGGAGAATGATATCTCCAAAGCGCTGGAGAGTATGCGGGCGGCGAACGCAGGGTTGGCTCACATGCTTGAGTTGTTCAACCGCAAGATCAACTTGGCGCTTACTCTGGAGAGCCGCAGCGATGGCGTCTGGTCAGAACCCCGGCGGGCCAGACGGGTTAATCTCAGCGCTTGCGGGATTGCTTTTCCGGTGGACGATCGACTGGATGTCGGCGTGACGCTGCAACTCCACCTGATCTTATACCCCAGTAATATTTCCATGTCCCTGCGTGCGCTCGTTATTGCCTGTGACAAGCCCAGAGCCGATGATGAGGACAAAGATGGCTTTATCCTGCGAGCGGATTTTACGGACATCGAAGAACAGAATCAGGAAATCCTGATTCAGCATGTCCTCAAGTGTCAGACCCGGCAATTGCGGGAGCGGCGAGAGGAGAAGGAAAAGAAAGGCTGA
- a CDS encoding NRDE family protein gives MCLLFVAYQANPRFPLIAAANRDEFYARPTQPLTQWPERPRIYAGRDLQEGGTWMGATTNGRFAAVTNHRSGPREAAQLSRGSLVRSFLESELSVDDFAAALEPTSQSYGGFNLMMLADSTLAYFSNRKEPQYQRLTPGIYGLSNGLLNTPWPKLTAGKRRFTSAITGPNQDELWALLADDAAAPDYLLPDTGVGVEVERLLSSAFITSKDYGTRSSTLLLHDANGVTQMWEKTFEKGVYQSEVSLSFPSPLAAPAIAGSDT, from the coding sequence ATGTGCCTACTATTTGTCGCTTACCAAGCGAATCCCCGGTTTCCGCTGATCGCCGCCGCCAATCGCGACGAGTTTTATGCCCGCCCCACCCAACCTCTGACGCAATGGCCAGAGCGCCCGCGTATCTATGCAGGACGCGACTTGCAGGAAGGCGGGACCTGGATGGGCGCGACGACGAACGGCCGTTTCGCCGCCGTCACCAACCACCGTTCCGGCCCCCGCGAAGCCGCGCAGCTATCCCGCGGATCCTTGGTAAGAAGCTTCCTGGAGTCGGAACTGTCAGTAGACGACTTCGCCGCCGCTCTGGAACCGACAAGCCAATCCTACGGCGGCTTTAACCTGATGATGCTTGCCGACTCCACCCTGGCTTATTTCAGTAATCGCAAAGAGCCTCAGTACCAGCGCTTAACGCCAGGCATATACGGTCTGAGCAATGGGTTATTGAATACGCCCTGGCCTAAACTGACTGCAGGCAAACGCCGATTCACCTCTGCGATTACTGGGCCGAATCAGGATGAACTCTGGGCGTTACTGGCGGATGACGCCGCCGCGCCGGACTACCTGTTGCCGGATACCGGCGTAGGCGTTGAGGTGGAGCGGTTGCTTTCCTCCGCTTTTATTACTTCGAAGGACTACGGCACCCGCAGCAGTACGCTGCTGCTACATGATGCAAACGGCGTCACGCAGATGTGGGAAAAGACATTTGAGAAGGGCGTATACCAGAGTGAAGTCAGCCTTTCTTTTCCTTCTCCTCTCGCCGCTCCCGCAATTGCCGGGTCTGACACTTGA
- a CDS encoding sulfite exporter TauE/SafE family protein, which translates to MVFLAYLALGALAGVLAGLFGIGGGLIIVPALIFSFELQGVAPSVATHLAVGTSLATIIFTSINSIRAHHQKQGVNWRVFRPMAVGLMVGAVLGAQTASLMPAAQLKLVIGIFAITIGVQMALALKPKPHRSLPGNGALVGVGGGIGWASAIFGIGGGSLSVPYLTWCNVRMQQAVGTSAACGLPIALMGAVTNIWEGWSEAALPEYSLGFIYLPALAGIAITSMPFASLGAKLAHRLPGDVLKRIFSVLLFVVGGRFLYQAWGQL; encoded by the coding sequence ATGGTATTCCTGGCGTATTTGGCTTTAGGCGCGCTAGCGGGAGTGTTGGCCGGACTGTTCGGCATCGGCGGCGGATTGATAATTGTCCCTGCGTTGATTTTCAGCTTCGAACTGCAGGGCGTGGCCCCAAGCGTCGCCACGCACTTGGCCGTCGGCACTTCCCTGGCGACTATTATTTTCACCTCCATTAATTCGATTCGTGCGCATCATCAGAAGCAAGGGGTGAACTGGCGCGTGTTTCGTCCCATGGCGGTAGGGCTGATGGTTGGCGCGGTATTGGGCGCGCAGACGGCTTCATTGATGCCGGCGGCGCAGTTGAAGCTGGTCATCGGGATATTCGCCATTACCATCGGCGTACAGATGGCTCTGGCGCTGAAACCCAAGCCCCATCGAAGCCTGCCGGGGAATGGCGCTCTGGTCGGCGTGGGCGGCGGCATTGGTTGGGCCTCAGCCATATTCGGCATTGGCGGAGGCTCCTTGTCGGTGCCTTATCTGACATGGTGCAACGTGCGTATGCAGCAGGCGGTGGGCACTTCCGCCGCTTGCGGATTGCCGATCGCGTTAATGGGCGCCGTCACTAATATCTGGGAAGGATGGAGCGAAGCGGCGTTGCCGGAATATAGTCTGGGGTTTATCTACCTGCCGGCGCTGGCGGGAATTGCGATAACCAGCATGCCGTTTGCGAGCCTGGGCGCCAAATTGGCTCATCGCCTGCCCGGAGACGTGCTTAAACGAATTTTCTCAGTGCTGCTGTTTGTTGTGGGTGGCCGGTTTCTATATCAAGCGTGGGGACAATTGTGA
- the lgt gene encoding prolipoprotein diacylglyceryl transferase, with the protein MTERWFDYPNIDPVAFSVGPLSVHWYGLMYLLGFAAAWMLGKHRSHQPHAPMKEQQVADLIFWCALGVVLGGRVGYVIFYNFDQFLDDPIWLFEVWTGGMSFHGGLIGVIIAMWAYGRSLGLSFFQVADFVAPLVPIGLGAGRLGNFIGGELWGRATDVPWAMVFPRDPSHLARHPSQLYQFALEGVALFLILWFYSAKPRPRMTVSGLFLLCYGCFRFLVEFVREPDAQLGYLAWDWLTMGQVLSTPMIVIGVAFIIYGRTVYGAEAKAARS; encoded by the coding sequence GTGACAGAACGTTGGTTTGACTATCCGAATATCGACCCGGTGGCTTTTTCCGTCGGGCCGCTAAGCGTGCATTGGTATGGGTTGATGTACTTGTTGGGGTTTGCCGCAGCCTGGATGTTGGGTAAACACCGTTCGCATCAGCCGCATGCGCCCATGAAGGAGCAGCAGGTAGCCGACCTGATCTTCTGGTGCGCCCTTGGTGTGGTGCTGGGTGGACGCGTTGGCTATGTCATTTTCTATAACTTTGATCAGTTTCTGGATGATCCTATCTGGCTGTTTGAAGTCTGGACCGGAGGCATGTCGTTCCACGGTGGACTGATCGGCGTCATTATCGCCATGTGGGCCTACGGTCGTTCCTTGGGACTCTCATTCTTTCAGGTGGCGGACTTTGTCGCGCCGCTGGTGCCTATTGGTTTGGGCGCAGGGCGCTTAGGCAACTTTATCGGTGGCGAACTTTGGGGCAGAGCGACGGACGTTCCCTGGGCCATGGTGTTTCCGCGCGATCCATCGCATCTGGCGCGTCACCCTTCCCAGCTTTATCAGTTCGCCCTAGAAGGCGTCGCTCTGTTTTTAATCCTGTGGTTCTATTCCGCCAAACCCCGTCCGCGCATGACTGTCTCCGGCCTGTTCCTGCTGTGTTACGGCTGCTTCCGTTTCCTGGTGGAGTTTGTGCGCGAACCCGATGCGCAGTTAGGCTATCTGGCGTGGGACTGGCTGACCATGGGACAGGTATTATCAACCCCGATGATTGTGATTGGGGTAGCTTTCATTATTTATGGCCGCACCGTGTATGGAGCGGAAGCAAAAGCGGCGCGGAGTTAG
- the thyA gene encoding thymidylate synthase encodes MKQYLDMMRHVREQGAVKTDRTGTGTRSVFGYQMRFDLQQGFPLVTTKKLHLRSIIYELLWFLNGDTNIKYLKDNGVSIWDEWADESGDLGPVYGYQWRSWPAPNGEHIDQISNVLAQIKRNPDSRRHMVVAYNPAFVDQMALPPCHAMFQFYVAEGRLSCQLYQRSADIFLGVPFNIASYALLTHMFAQQCDLDVGDFIWTGGDVHLYNNHLDQAKEQLDREPRPLPQLQIRRKPASLFDYEFEDFEITGYDPHPHIKAPVAV; translated from the coding sequence ATGAAACAGTATCTCGACATGATGCGCCACGTGCGCGAACAAGGGGCCGTCAAAACCGACCGCACTGGCACCGGCACCCGCAGCGTTTTCGGTTATCAAATGCGCTTCGATCTGCAGCAGGGGTTTCCCTTGGTGACCACCAAGAAGCTACATTTGCGCTCGATCATTTATGAATTACTGTGGTTTCTGAACGGTGATACCAATATCAAGTATCTGAAAGACAATGGCGTCAGCATCTGGGACGAGTGGGCGGATGAAAGCGGTGATCTGGGGCCTGTTTATGGCTATCAGTGGCGCAGCTGGCCGGCGCCGAATGGCGAGCATATTGATCAGATTTCCAATGTGTTGGCGCAGATCAAACGCAATCCGGACTCTCGTCGTCATATGGTGGTGGCGTATAACCCGGCGTTTGTGGATCAAATGGCGCTGCCTCCCTGTCACGCCATGTTCCAGTTCTATGTGGCGGAAGGGCGTTTGTCCTGCCAGTTGTATCAGCGTAGCGCCGATATTTTCCTGGGTGTGCCTTTCAATATCGCCAGCTACGCGTTGCTGACACATATGTTTGCGCAGCAGTGCGATCTGGATGTGGGAGATTTCATCTGGACCGGCGGCGACGTCCACTTGTACAACAACCACCTAGATCAAGCAAAAGAACAACTGGATCGTGAACCACGCCCGCTGCCGCAATTGCAGATTCGTCGTAAACCAGCGTCACTGTTTGACTATGAATTTGAAGACTTTGAGATCACTGGGTACGACCCGCATCCTCATATCAAAGCGCCAGTGGCGGTATAA
- a CDS encoding dihydrofolate reductase, with the protein MSAVLSIVVARAENGAIGVENTLPWRLSNDLQYFKRVTMGKPIIMGRKTFDSIGRPLPGRTNIVVTRNKDWRHDGVSVAHSLDEAVSLAGREQTDEVMLIGGAELYRQGLAVAQRVYLTEVKTSVQGDAFFPELNPADWREMSRESHPADEKNQYPHDFVVFERS; encoded by the coding sequence ATGAGCGCAGTTTTATCAATTGTTGTCGCCCGCGCCGAGAATGGCGCCATTGGGGTGGAAAATACGCTGCCCTGGCGCTTATCCAACGACCTGCAGTATTTCAAGCGCGTCACCATGGGCAAGCCGATTATTATGGGACGCAAGACCTTCGATTCGATTGGACGTCCGCTGCCGGGCAGAACCAACATTGTGGTGACCCGTAATAAAGACTGGCGTCACGATGGCGTCAGTGTGGCTCACTCTCTGGATGAGGCGGTATCTCTGGCGGGGCGGGAGCAGACAGACGAGGTTATGCTGATTGGCGGCGCCGAGTTGTATCGGCAGGGGCTGGCGGTGGCGCAGCGCGTTTATCTGACGGAAGTAAAGACTTCCGTGCAGGGCGATGCGTTCTTCCCGGAGCTGAACCCCGCTGACTGGCGTGAAATGTCTCGCGAGTCGCACCCGGCGGATGAGAAAAATCAGTATCCCCATGATTTTGTTGTCTTTGAGCGATCATAA
- the hrpB gene encoding ATP-dependent helicase HrpB produces the protein MLPIDHIIPELLTTLEAHSTVLLQAPPGAGKTTRVPLALLDSPWRDERKILILEPRRLAARSAARFMAKQLGEPVGRRVGYRTRQDTKVSADTCIEVVTEGILTRLIQSDPALEDYAAVLFDEFHERSLQADLGLALVRESQQALREDLRVLVMSATLDTAPLAKLLENAPVLTSEGRAYPVEVRYRPLQREQRPVEKAVAVVREALAEESGSLLVFLPGVGEIRRVHDALVEHLPGGVRLAPLYGNLKAEEQDQAILPCVEGERKVVLATAIAETSLTIEGVRVVIDAGLQRRAVFDANSGMTRLTTGRVSKASAEQRKGRAGRLEPGICYRLWSETEQQGLAPFTPAEILEADLAPLVLELAQWGARQPQDLVWLDPPPMAHWRQAVDTLQWLDALDDAGAITTHGESLRKLGLHPRLAHMVLMGKAIGAPVLAAEVAALLGERDLLGRDAGADLQQRVRALRGEYKGAGLDRRRLESVRQDARKLIDGKASDELGLDAVGRLLAFAYPDRIARRRAGSTPRYQLSNGRGAALAEEDPLGREAWLVAADLDGQARESRIFLAAALSPVDFAEDLSAHIVTEEQADWDDQRGAVVARRVKRLGALILEERPVAVGPELVREALLTAVRRKGLDSMPWSDASRQWRARVTLMRRLQPDAWPELSDDALLAELENWLGPFLNGVSNWAGLQKLDLLSALKTLIDYAAQQTLDAQAPVALTIPTGQKVTLDYLPESGPVLAAKLQALFGWTETPRVAGGRVPVVIHLLSPSQRPLAVTSDLASFWRNSYPDVRKDMRGRYPKHPWPEDPLTAEAKQGTKKQQF, from the coding sequence ATGCTCCCTATCGACCACATTATCCCCGAGCTTCTAACCACCCTGGAAGCTCACTCCACTGTTCTGTTGCAGGCTCCTCCAGGGGCCGGTAAGACCACTCGGGTTCCTCTGGCGCTGCTGGATTCGCCCTGGCGCGATGAGCGCAAAATTCTAATACTGGAGCCTCGCCGGTTGGCGGCGCGCTCCGCCGCTCGCTTTATGGCGAAACAGCTGGGGGAGCCGGTTGGACGCCGAGTCGGTTATCGCACTCGCCAGGACACCAAAGTCTCCGCAGACACCTGTATCGAGGTGGTGACGGAAGGTATTTTGACTCGCCTGATTCAATCCGATCCTGCACTGGAAGACTATGCGGCGGTGCTGTTCGATGAATTTCACGAACGCTCTTTGCAAGCGGACCTGGGTTTGGCTTTAGTGCGAGAGAGCCAACAGGCGCTGCGCGAAGATCTGAGGGTGCTGGTCATGTCCGCGACCTTGGATACTGCGCCTCTGGCCAAGTTGCTGGAAAATGCGCCAGTGCTGACCAGTGAAGGGCGCGCCTATCCTGTGGAGGTGCGCTATCGCCCCTTGCAGCGGGAGCAGCGACCGGTGGAGAAAGCCGTCGCCGTGGTGCGTGAAGCGCTGGCGGAGGAAAGTGGCTCGCTGCTTGTGTTTTTACCCGGCGTGGGCGAGATCCGACGGGTCCATGATGCTTTGGTGGAGCATTTGCCAGGCGGGGTGCGATTAGCGCCTTTGTACGGCAATCTCAAAGCGGAAGAACAGGATCAGGCGATTCTGCCCTGCGTGGAGGGCGAACGAAAGGTGGTTCTCGCTACGGCTATAGCGGAAACCAGTTTGACCATTGAGGGCGTGCGCGTGGTGATTGACGCGGGTCTGCAGCGTCGCGCGGTCTTTGACGCCAATAGCGGCATGACTCGGCTTACGACGGGTAGAGTGTCGAAAGCGTCGGCGGAGCAGCGCAAAGGACGCGCAGGCAGGTTAGAGCCCGGCATATGTTATCGCCTCTGGTCGGAGACGGAGCAGCAAGGATTGGCGCCTTTTACCCCGGCGGAAATACTGGAAGCCGATTTGGCCCCTTTGGTGCTGGAATTGGCCCAATGGGGGGCGCGTCAGCCACAGGATTTGGTCTGGCTGGACCCGCCGCCGATGGCGCACTGGCGACAGGCGGTCGACACGCTGCAATGGCTGGACGCTTTGGACGACGCCGGCGCCATCACGACCCATGGGGAAAGCCTGCGTAAACTGGGTTTGCACCCCCGTCTGGCCCATATGGTGTTGATGGGGAAAGCGATTGGCGCGCCGGTGCTTGCTGCAGAAGTGGCTGCGCTTCTGGGCGAGCGCGATCTGCTGGGTCGCGATGCAGGCGCGGATCTGCAGCAGCGTGTGCGGGCTCTGCGTGGGGAATACAAGGGCGCCGGGCTGGATCGCCGGCGTTTGGAAAGCGTGCGTCAGGATGCGCGCAAGCTCATAGACGGCAAAGCCTCTGACGAGCTGGGGCTGGATGCGGTCGGCCGTTTGCTGGCGTTCGCTTATCCAGACCGCATCGCCCGGCGGCGCGCTGGCTCAACTCCCCGTTATCAACTCAGCAACGGGCGTGGAGCTGCGTTGGCGGAAGAAGACCCGTTGGGCCGAGAGGCCTGGTTGGTGGCGGCCGATCTTGATGGTCAGGCGAGGGAGTCGCGAATATTCCTGGCGGCGGCGCTGAGCCCTGTCGACTTTGCAGAGGACTTGAGCGCCCATATCGTTACGGAAGAGCAAGCGGATTGGGATGATCAGCGAGGCGCGGTGGTGGCGCGCCGAGTCAAACGGCTGGGCGCTTTGATTCTGGAAGAGCGGCCGGTTGCGGTGGGCCCTGAACTGGTGCGGGAAGCGCTGCTGACCGCCGTGCGCCGCAAAGGCCTGGACAGCATGCCATGGAGCGATGCCTCCCGGCAGTGGCGCGCCCGTGTGACATTAATGCGCAGGCTACAACCGGATGCATGGCCGGAGTTGAGCGATGACGCCTTATTGGCGGAGCTGGAAAACTGGCTTGGTCCTTTTCTCAACGGTGTCTCCAACTGGGCTGGGCTGCAAAAGCTGGACTTGCTATCGGCCCTGAAAACATTGATTGACTACGCCGCGCAACAAACGCTCGACGCCCAGGCGCCGGTTGCGTTGACTATCCCTACCGGACAAAAAGTCACGCTGGATTATCTCCCTGAGAGCGGCCCCGTGCTTGCGGCCAAACTGCAGGCGCTGTTCGGCTGGACGGAAACGCCGCGGGTGGCCGGAGGGCGAGTGCCTGTGGTGATTCATTTACTGTCGCCTTCACAAAGGCCGCTGGCGGTGACCAGCGATTTAGCCAGCTTCTGGCGCAACAGCTACCCGGATGTGCGTAAAGACATGCGCGGCCGTTACCCCAAACATCCCTGGCCGGAAGATCCTCTGACGGCGGAAGCCAAGCAGGGAACCAAGAAGCAACAGTTCTGA
- the ilvD gene encoding dihydroxy-acid dehydratase, with protein MPEYRSSTTTKGRNMAGARALWRATGMKTEDFSKPIIAVVNSFTQFVPGHVHLKDLGQLVCREIEAAGGVAKEFNTIAVDDGIAMGHDGMLYSLPSREIIADSVEYMANAHCADALVCISNCDKITPGMLMAALRLNIPTIFVSGGPMEAGKTKLSEHKLDLVDAMVIAADSSASDELTEEYERSACPTCGSCSGMFTANSMNCLTEAIGLSLPGNGTTLATHSDREQLFLTAARRIVDLTKRYYQDEDTSVLPRSIASFKAFENAMTLDIAMGGSTNTILHLLAAAQEAEVDFSMTHIDQLSRKVGQFCKVAPNTPKYHIEDVHRAGGIMAILGELDRAGLLHTDLPTVHSDTMKDALDKWDVMRNNDPELHKFFKAGPAGIPTQQAFSQSTRWSSLDLDRENGCIRSAEHAFSKEGGLAVLYGNIAEDGCIVKTAGVDESILLFKGKARIFESQDDAVKGILNDQVKEGDVVIIRYEGPKGGPGMQEMLYPTSYLKSKGLGKACALLTDGRFSGGTSGLSIGHCSPEAAAGGAIGLIEEGDEIIIDIPNRSINVSLTPEQLNERRQAMEAKGDDAWKPAQPRPRKVTTALKAYALLATSADKGAVRDKELLK; from the coding sequence ATGCCCGAATACCGCTCCAGTACCACTACCAAAGGCCGTAATATGGCTGGGGCTCGCGCTCTTTGGCGCGCCACCGGTATGAAGACCGAAGATTTTTCCAAACCCATTATCGCCGTTGTGAACTCTTTTACCCAGTTCGTCCCCGGGCATGTTCATTTGAAAGACCTGGGCCAGTTGGTATGCCGGGAAATTGAAGCCGCCGGCGGCGTCGCAAAAGAATTCAACACCATCGCAGTGGACGACGGCATCGCCATGGGGCATGACGGCATGCTGTACAGCCTGCCCTCCCGGGAAATCATCGCCGACTCCGTGGAATATATGGCCAACGCGCACTGCGCCGACGCGCTGGTGTGCATCTCCAACTGCGACAAGATCACTCCGGGAATGCTGATGGCGGCGCTACGCCTGAACATCCCGACGATTTTCGTTTCCGGCGGCCCGATGGAAGCGGGTAAAACCAAGCTGTCCGAACATAAGCTGGATCTGGTGGACGCCATGGTCATCGCAGCGGACTCCAGCGCCTCCGACGAATTGACAGAAGAATACGAACGCTCCGCTTGCCCAACTTGCGGCTCCTGTTCCGGCATGTTCACGGCGAACTCCATGAACTGTCTGACTGAAGCCATCGGTCTGTCCCTGCCTGGCAACGGCACCACGCTGGCGACTCACTCTGATCGTGAGCAGCTATTCCTGACCGCAGCGCGCCGCATCGTCGACTTGACCAAGCGCTACTATCAAGACGAAGACACTTCCGTCCTGCCGCGCTCCATCGCCAGCTTCAAGGCCTTTGAAAACGCCATGACTCTGGACATCGCCATGGGCGGCTCCACCAACACCATTCTGCATCTGCTGGCGGCGGCCCAGGAAGCCGAGGTGGATTTCAGCATGACCCACATCGACCAGCTGTCGCGGAAGGTCGGCCAGTTCTGTAAGGTCGCCCCCAACACGCCCAAATATCATATCGAAGACGTGCATCGCGCCGGCGGCATCATGGCGATTCTGGGTGAACTGGATCGCGCGGGACTGCTGCATACCGACCTTCCCACAGTTCACAGCGACACGATGAAAGACGCCCTGGACAAATGGGATGTCATGCGCAACAACGATCCGGAACTGCACAAGTTCTTTAAAGCCGGTCCGGCGGGCATTCCAACCCAGCAAGCCTTTAGCCAGTCCACGCGTTGGTCTTCACTGGATCTGGATCGCGAGAACGGCTGTATTCGCAGCGCGGAACATGCGTTCAGTAAAGAAGGCGGCCTGGCGGTACTGTACGGCAACATCGCCGAAGACGGCTGTATCGTAAAAACCGCTGGGGTCGACGAAAGCATTCTGCTGTTCAAAGGCAAAGCCAGAATCTTCGAGAGCCAGGATGACGCTGTGAAAGGCATTCTGAACGATCAGGTAAAAGAAGGGGATGTAGTGATCATCCGCTACGAGGGCCCCAAAGGCGGTCCGGGAATGCAGGAAATGCTGTATCCCACCAGCTACCTGAAGTCCAAGGGGCTTGGCAAGGCCTGCGCCCTGCTCACCGACGGACGTTTCTCCGGCGGCACCTCTGGTTTATCCATCGGCCATTGCTCTCCAGAAGCAGCGGCGGGCGGCGCCATCGGGCTGATTGAGGAAGGCGACGAGATCATCATCGATATCCCCAACCGCAGCATCAATGTCAGCCTGACGCCAGAGCAGCTCAATGAGCGTCGTCAAGCGATGGAAGCCAAAGGCGACGACGCCTGGAAGCCAGCGCAACCACGCCCACGTAAAGTGACAACGGCATTGAAAGCCTATGCACTGCTGGCGACATCCGCCGATAAAGGCGCAGTGCGCGATAAAGAGTTACTGAAGTAA